One region of Streptomyces capillispiralis genomic DNA includes:
- a CDS encoding serine/threonine-protein kinase, with protein MRLRESAMALTSRYSAEVLAGRYRLDALIGSGGAADVHRGHDLRLRRPVAVKVFRPGADLDMEERFRSEAVILARLHHPGLVTAYDAGRHDDRAYLVMQLIEGPTLKDRVSEGTLTAEQTAAVGAGLAEALAHAHDAGIVHRDVKPSNIILDGAGRPHLTDFGISRLLDATSRTATGTLIGTAAYLSPEQVLGRSVGLPADIYALGLVLLECLTGRLEYDGGPLEAAIARLHRPPVLPDFLTEDFAALLRSMTSLNEWERPPARECARMLTALAGAADSVPVPPATPTTSAVPDREPVREPDREPVRDAGPTHRSPSPAGRPARPRTAAARRRTLVTGGTTALAAVLTAGLAVSDGPWRQGSGEQAPRAAGSPSAPADAPRIGTQRKDTTPVAPSPSAPRPTADPRRDAAPAPVDPGSRNPATGAAAHGTPAPAPRSGPDGTARALPTDPSGTGRQSGTTPPGERADRPETAGKNQKKVRKNDTKQ; from the coding sequence ATGAGGCTCCGCGAGTCGGCCATGGCACTGACCTCCCGGTATTCCGCCGAAGTGCTCGCCGGGCGTTACCGCCTGGACGCACTCATCGGCTCGGGCGGTGCCGCCGACGTCCACCGCGGCCACGACCTGCGGCTGAGGCGTCCGGTGGCGGTGAAGGTCTTCCGGCCCGGCGCGGATCTCGACATGGAGGAACGCTTCCGCAGCGAAGCGGTCATCCTGGCCCGGCTCCACCACCCCGGGCTGGTCACCGCCTACGACGCCGGACGGCACGACGACCGCGCCTACCTGGTCATGCAGCTGATCGAGGGCCCCACGCTCAAGGACCGCGTCTCCGAGGGCACCTTGACGGCCGAACAGACGGCCGCCGTCGGCGCCGGTCTCGCCGAGGCGCTGGCCCACGCGCACGACGCGGGGATCGTGCACCGCGACGTCAAGCCGTCCAACATCATCCTGGACGGGGCCGGTCGTCCCCACCTGACCGACTTCGGCATCTCCCGGCTGCTCGACGCCACCTCCCGCACCGCCACCGGCACCCTCATCGGCACGGCCGCGTATCTGTCCCCCGAGCAGGTGCTGGGCCGGTCCGTCGGCCTGCCCGCCGACATCTACGCCCTCGGTCTCGTACTCCTCGAATGCCTCACGGGCAGGCTGGAGTACGACGGCGGCCCCCTGGAGGCCGCGATCGCGCGCCTCCACCGCCCGCCCGTACTGCCCGACTTCCTGACGGAGGACTTCGCGGCGCTGCTGCGGAGCATGACCTCCCTGAACGAGTGGGAGCGCCCGCCGGCCCGTGAGTGCGCCCGGATGCTGACCGCCCTGGCCGGGGCGGCGGACTCCGTGCCCGTCCCGCCCGCGACCCCCACCACGAGCGCCGTACCGGATCGGGAACCCGTGCGGGAACCGGATCGGGAACCGGTGCGGGACGCCGGGCCCACGCACCGGAGCCCGTCGCCCGCCGGCCGACCGGCCCGGCCGAGAACCGCAGCCGCGCGGCGTCGCACCTTGGTCACCGGGGGAACCACCGCGCTCGCGGCCGTCCTCACCGCTGGCCTCGCCGTCTCCGACGGCCCCTGGCGGCAGGGAAGCGGCGAGCAGGCACCCCGGGCGGCCGGCAGCCCCTCCGCGCCGGCCGACGCCCCGCGCATCGGCACCCAGAGGAAGGACACGACCCCCGTGGCTCCGTCGCCCTCCGCCCCCCGCCCCACGGCCGACCCGCGCCGTGACGCGGCCCCCGCCCCGGTGGACCCGGGCAGCCGGAACCCGGCCACCGGCGCGGCCGCACACGGCACCCCGGCCCCGGCACCCCGCTCCGGCCCGGACGGCACCGCGCGCGCTCTGCCCACGGACCCCTCCGGCACGGGTCGGCAGAGCGGGACGACCCCACCCGGCGAACGGGCCGACAGGCCCGAAACCGCCGGGAAGAACCAGAAGAAGGTACGCAAGAACGACACGAAGCAGTAG
- a CDS encoding serine/threonine protein kinase: METVIVQLPEAGAVVPGETGRPGLLHLGPGDVIEFGRGVPGNGTRAVNLPDPGISRRAGQLEAAGDYWRLSNFSRSMAYVVENLEGAGEYITVAPGRLGAPVPFEFSRVVLPALTGSAAFKVFAPQHAYLGERPGDGAGEQTVHPFALDPTSKYFLVLVALCEPRLRDPSDPALPGAGDIVERLRPLESCRSLTRSAVNYHIDYLAFAKLRLPHADETAADGPRTGAKRAQLALMALRFGLVREEHLALLPPRSRRTVPQETGT; the protein is encoded by the coding sequence ATGGAAACCGTCATCGTCCAGTTACCGGAGGCAGGGGCGGTGGTCCCGGGAGAGACGGGCAGACCCGGGCTCCTGCACCTGGGTCCCGGGGACGTCATCGAGTTCGGCCGCGGCGTACCCGGAAACGGAACCAGGGCGGTCAACCTGCCGGATCCGGGGATCTCGCGCCGCGCCGGGCAGTTGGAGGCGGCGGGGGACTACTGGCGCCTGTCCAACTTCAGCCGCAGCATGGCGTACGTCGTGGAGAACCTGGAGGGCGCCGGCGAGTACATCACCGTGGCACCCGGACGCCTCGGCGCGCCGGTGCCGTTCGAGTTCTCCCGGGTGGTGCTGCCGGCCCTGACCGGGAGCGCCGCCTTCAAGGTGTTCGCGCCGCAGCACGCCTACCTCGGGGAGCGGCCCGGCGACGGGGCCGGCGAGCAGACCGTGCACCCCTTCGCCCTGGACCCCACGTCGAAGTACTTCCTCGTGCTCGTCGCCCTGTGCGAGCCACGGCTGCGGGACCCCTCCGACCCGGCGCTGCCCGGCGCCGGGGACATCGTGGAGCGGCTGCGCCCGCTGGAGTCCTGCCGGAGCCTGACCCGCTCGGCGGTCAACTACCACATCGACTACCTCGCGTTCGCCAAACTGCGCCTGCCCCACGCCGACGAGACAGCCGCCGACGGCCCGCGCACCGGCGCCAAACGCGCCCAACTCGCCCTCATGGCACTGAGGTTCGGGCTGGTGCGCGAGGAGCACCTGGCGCTGCTGCCGCCGCGCAGCCGCCGCACCGTGCCGCAGGAGACCGGCACATGA
- a CDS encoding GH92 family glycosyl hydrolase — MHRPLRRWRTRASAVLAALVVAGGVLGPAPAMARDTAAAPRLTSLVNPFIGTQNFGNTFPGASAPFGMVQVSPDTGGQGGYDYQQDKIHGFSQTHLSGVGCSVMGELPLMPTTGAVDSVDPDDYRSAYSHDDEDAEPGYYRVGLKTYDIDAELTATPRTGWQRYTFPSTDRANVLFNTGKANQRVYGSEVHVVGDRTVEGRVEAGNFCAGKDRHTVYFTATFDRPFASHGTWRGSTRSPGGRDAAGEGGNGAWVTFDAGTDRDVVVKVGLSYTGLEGARKNLKAETDDSYDFDATRAALHETWERQLASVTIGGGSTERQRAFYTALYHAQLHPNLAGDVDGRYAGFDGKTHTASGFTPYQNLSLWDTHRPQNQLLQMLQPQVARDVALSVVAIGRDGGWLPRWSLANSETNIMTGDPVTPFLVEAWSKGLLAGHEEEAYALLRKNALSTPPDDSPYNGRAGITAYQERGYIPSGLEPGKDCPDKGGDNDCRHPASATLEYAAADASLALMAKGLGHTADARVFAARGQWYRNLWDSSIGQFRPRTADGTWLTPYDPVEAGHQFHEGGAYQYQWLVPQDPAGLVDLMGGKRETEKRLDAFFAYEKLLTDPAGTAREDWISAPYDYYGKPTYNPNNEPDLHSPYMYLWAGAPAKTATVVRAAMTLFTDGPDGMTGNDDLGTMSAWYVFSSLGLYPTTNGGDFLAVSSPQFPSAVIRIGAYGKEQGGTLTVRAPGASDTRRYVKEAEFGGKDLRATWLDWDAVAKGGKLAFEMADKPSAWGTGRGAEPPSVNRAAADSRRHLDASLRTASDVLPTADSAQSVRLKLDVLGQSPGTLRVGVDAKAPDGWTVKTSEPFSLTSHRLPVQRTAAVDVTVPAGTAPGSYSVRITATAKGVKSVERTATVEVRAAARCAADAGEQCAVDLGKEVNHDGTATVAASDEGDFDGGGWSYDADLLPEAGPVVWDGVTYDAPDPSGKAANFVEARGQAMLLPAGSYGALRLVAAAHHGPVTTMVTVRYTDGTTAEVSVPVGDWAGSAPQGSTVALEMPHRIKRGQGVDGPPVRLFGSSAQLDASKTVRSIGLQNDPRVQIYAITLQ, encoded by the coding sequence ATGCACAGACCCCTCCGCCGATGGCGCACCCGCGCCTCGGCAGTCCTCGCCGCGCTGGTCGTCGCCGGCGGTGTCCTGGGCCCGGCGCCGGCCATGGCCCGGGACACCGCGGCCGCTCCCCGGCTCACGTCCCTGGTGAACCCGTTCATCGGAACCCAGAACTTCGGCAACACCTTCCCCGGCGCGAGCGCCCCCTTCGGCATGGTCCAGGTCAGCCCGGACACCGGCGGCCAGGGCGGCTACGACTACCAGCAGGACAAGATCCACGGGTTCAGCCAGACCCACCTCTCCGGCGTCGGCTGCTCCGTGATGGGCGAACTGCCGCTCATGCCGACGACCGGAGCGGTCGACAGCGTCGACCCCGACGACTACCGCTCGGCCTACTCGCACGACGACGAGGACGCCGAACCGGGCTACTACCGGGTCGGACTGAAGACGTACGACATCGACGCCGAGCTGACCGCGACACCGCGCACGGGGTGGCAGCGCTACACCTTCCCGTCGACCGACCGGGCCAACGTCCTGTTCAACACGGGCAAGGCCAACCAGCGGGTGTACGGCTCGGAGGTGCATGTCGTCGGTGACCGGACGGTCGAGGGCCGTGTCGAGGCGGGCAACTTCTGCGCGGGCAAGGACCGGCACACCGTCTACTTCACGGCGACGTTCGACCGGCCGTTCGCCTCGCACGGCACCTGGCGGGGCTCCACCCGCTCCCCGGGTGGGCGGGACGCGGCCGGCGAGGGCGGGAACGGCGCGTGGGTGACCTTCGACGCCGGCACCGACCGTGACGTCGTCGTCAAGGTGGGCCTGTCGTACACGGGCCTCGAAGGCGCCCGGAAGAATTTGAAGGCGGAGACGGACGACTCGTACGACTTCGACGCCACCCGCGCGGCGCTGCACGAGACGTGGGAGCGGCAGCTCGCCTCCGTCACGATCGGCGGCGGGTCCACCGAGCGGCAACGCGCGTTCTACACGGCCCTCTACCACGCGCAACTGCACCCGAACCTCGCGGGCGACGTCGACGGCCGCTACGCGGGCTTCGACGGCAAGACCCATACCGCGTCTGGGTTCACGCCGTACCAGAACCTGTCGCTGTGGGACACCCACCGGCCGCAGAACCAACTGCTCCAGATGCTGCAGCCGCAGGTCGCCCGCGATGTCGCGCTGTCGGTCGTCGCGATCGGACGGGACGGCGGCTGGCTGCCGCGCTGGTCGCTCGCCAACAGCGAGACCAACATCATGACCGGTGACCCGGTGACGCCCTTCCTGGTCGAGGCGTGGTCCAAGGGCCTGCTCGCGGGCCACGAGGAGGAGGCGTACGCGCTGCTCAGGAAGAACGCCCTGAGCACGCCACCGGACGACTCCCCCTACAACGGCCGCGCGGGCATAACCGCATACCAGGAACGCGGCTACATCCCCAGCGGTCTGGAACCGGGGAAGGACTGCCCGGACAAGGGCGGTGACAACGACTGCCGTCATCCCGCCTCCGCGACCCTGGAGTACGCGGCGGCGGACGCGTCGCTGGCCCTGATGGCCAAGGGCCTCGGGCACACCGCGGACGCCCGCGTGTTCGCGGCACGCGGCCAGTGGTACCGGAACCTGTGGGACTCCTCCATCGGGCAGTTCCGGCCGCGCACGGCCGACGGCACCTGGCTGACGCCGTACGACCCCGTCGAGGCGGGCCACCAGTTCCACGAGGGCGGCGCCTACCAGTACCAGTGGCTGGTGCCCCAGGACCCGGCCGGGCTGGTGGACCTGATGGGCGGCAAGCGGGAGACGGAGAAGCGGCTCGACGCCTTCTTCGCCTACGAGAAGCTCCTCACGGACCCCGCCGGGACCGCTCGCGAGGACTGGATCTCCGCGCCGTACGACTACTACGGGAAGCCGACCTACAACCCGAACAACGAGCCCGACCTGCACTCCCCGTACATGTACTTGTGGGCCGGCGCGCCCGCCAAGACCGCCACCGTGGTCCGCGCCGCGATGACGCTCTTCACGGACGGGCCCGACGGCATGACCGGCAATGACGACCTGGGCACCATGTCGGCCTGGTACGTCTTCTCCTCCCTGGGCCTGTACCCGACGACGAACGGCGGCGACTTCCTCGCCGTCTCCAGCCCGCAGTTCCCGTCGGCGGTCATCCGCATCGGCGCCTACGGGAAGGAGCAGGGCGGCACCCTGACCGTCAGGGCACCGGGGGCGAGCGACACCCGGCGCTACGTGAAGGAGGCGGAGTTCGGCGGGAAGGACCTGCGCGCCACCTGGCTGGACTGGGACGCGGTCGCCAAGGGCGGGAAGCTCGCCTTCGAGATGGCCGACAAGCCGTCGGCGTGGGGTACGGGCAGGGGCGCGGAGCCGCCGTCCGTGAACCGCGCGGCGGCCGACTCCCGGCGGCACCTCGACGCGTCGCTGCGCACCGCCTCCGACGTCCTGCCGACGGCCGACAGCGCACAGAGCGTCCGTCTGAAGCTGGACGTGCTGGGCCAGTCGCCCGGCACACTGCGGGTGGGCGTGGACGCGAAGGCTCCCGACGGCTGGACCGTGAAGACCTCCGAGCCCTTCTCCCTCACCTCCCACCGGCTGCCGGTCCAGCGGACCGCGGCGGTGGACGTGACCGTGCCGGCGGGCACCGCGCCGGGGTCGTACTCCGTGCGGATCACGGCGACGGCGAAGGGGGTCAAGAGCGTGGAGCGTACGGCGACCGTCGAGGTGCGCGCCGCGGCCCGCTGCGCGGCGGACGCCGGTGAGCAGTGTGCCGTGGACCTCGGCAAGGAAGTGAACCACGACGGCACCGCGACCGTCGCCGCCTCCGACGAGGGCGACTTCGACGGCGGGGGATGGAGCTACGACGCCGACCTGCTGCCCGAGGCCGGCCCGGTCGTCTGGGACGGCGTGACCTACGACGCTCCCGATCCGTCGGGGAAGGCCGCGAACTTCGTCGAGGCGCGGGGGCAGGCCATGCTGCTCCCGGCCGGGTCGTACGGCGCGCTGCGCCTGGTCGCCGCGGCCCACCACGGCCCGGTGACGACGATGGTCACCGTCCGCTACACGGACGGAACCACCGCCGAGGTATCGGTCCCCGTGGGC
- a CDS encoding PP2C family protein-serine/threonine phosphatase yields MGDEGLGLDGVLRAAEKAAPVESVDVVARNLEKRFSANEVSFLFVDMLGREAVRLPRAGAAGQARGEPERVELAGSIYDRVLRSQRLHQEDDEEGNCRMVVPVTNRGDCLGVLDLVVPHTDDAVHEAVEQAAHALAYIVVTDRRFTDLYHWGRRTTTMSLAAEIQHQLLPSAACCEAAQFTLAAGLIPADDIGGDTYDYALDQNTLHLSITDAMGHDTDSALLATLTVNALRGARRAGHGILDQAYAAHRAIRSHALGMTTGQLLRVDLDTGVCELVNAGHPWPLRLRGTRVEELSLKINLPLGAPAAVTYEVQYLRLEPGDRLVLITDGMRERDAAAVDLEALIRDTREEHPREVVRALTAAVHAACRGTLADDATTLVLDWHDSISGPRGTCGGPHP; encoded by the coding sequence ATCGGTGATGAGGGCTTGGGCCTGGACGGGGTACTCCGGGCGGCGGAGAAGGCCGCGCCGGTGGAGTCGGTGGACGTGGTGGCGCGGAACCTGGAGAAGCGGTTCTCGGCCAACGAGGTGTCGTTCCTCTTCGTGGACATGCTCGGGAGGGAAGCCGTGCGGCTGCCCAGAGCCGGGGCGGCCGGACAGGCCCGCGGCGAGCCGGAGAGAGTCGAGCTGGCGGGCAGCATCTACGACCGGGTGCTGCGGTCCCAGCGCCTCCACCAGGAGGACGACGAGGAGGGCAACTGCCGGATGGTCGTGCCGGTGACCAACCGCGGCGACTGCCTCGGCGTGCTCGACCTGGTGGTGCCGCACACGGACGACGCGGTCCACGAGGCGGTCGAGCAGGCCGCACACGCGCTGGCGTACATCGTGGTCACCGACCGCCGCTTCACCGACCTGTACCACTGGGGCAGACGCACCACGACCATGAGCCTGGCAGCGGAGATCCAGCACCAGCTGCTGCCGTCGGCGGCGTGTTGCGAGGCGGCCCAGTTCACCCTGGCCGCCGGCCTGATCCCGGCCGACGACATCGGCGGCGACACCTACGACTACGCCCTCGACCAGAACACCCTCCACCTGTCGATCACGGACGCGATGGGGCACGACACCGACTCCGCGCTGCTGGCCACCCTCACGGTCAACGCCCTGCGCGGAGCGCGCCGAGCCGGACACGGCATCCTCGACCAGGCCTACGCCGCCCACCGGGCGATCAGGAGCCACGCTCTGGGCATGACCACCGGACAGTTGCTGCGCGTCGATCTGGACACCGGCGTCTGCGAGCTGGTCAACGCCGGCCACCCCTGGCCCCTGCGGCTGCGCGGCACCCGAGTGGAAGAACTGTCCCTCAAGATCAACCTGCCCCTCGGGGCGCCTGCCGCGGTCACCTACGAGGTGCAGTACCTGCGTCTCGAGCCGGGCGACCGCCTGGTGCTGATCACGGACGGCATGCGGGAGCGCGACGCGGCCGCGGTGGACCTGGAGGCGCTCATCCGCGACACCCGTGAGGAGCATCCCCGCGAAGTGGTCCGCGCCCTGACCGCGGCGGTCCACGCCGCGTGCCGGGGAACACTGGCGGACGACGCCACCACCCTGGTGCTGGACTGGCACGACAGCATCTCGGGACCGCGCGGCACCTGCGGCGGCCCCCACCCCTGA